One Brassica oleracea var. oleracea cultivar TO1000 chromosome C7, BOL, whole genome shotgun sequence genomic window carries:
- the LOC106301690 gene encoding nascent polypeptide-associated complex subunit alpha-like protein 4, whose translation MPGPVVEEVKIEEAIKEQVKLEKEDDVVVEDVKDGDEDDDVDDDDDDNVDGAGDNESSKQSRSEKKSRKAMLKLGMKPVTDVSRVTIKRSKNVLFVISKPDVFKSPNSETYVIFGEAKIDDMSSQLQAQAAQRFKMPDVASMIPPNAEAAAVAQEEDEDDDDVDETGVEAKDVELVMTQAGVSKAKATKALKANDGDIVSAIMELTT comes from the exons ATGCCAGGCCCCGTCGTTGAAGAAGTGAAGATCGAGGAAGCCATCAAAGAGCAAGTGAAGCTCGAG AAGGAAGATGATGTTGTCGTTGAGGATGTCAAAGACGGAGACGAAGACGATGATGTCGATGACGATGACGATGACAACGTCGATG GAGCTGGTGACAATGAGAGCTCTAAACAAAGTAGGAGCGAGAAGAAAAGCCGCAAAGCTATGCTGAAACTCGGAATGAAACCTGTCACTGATGTTAGCAGAGTGACTATCAAGAGATCAAAGAAT GTTTTGTTTGTCATCTCGAAGCCGGATGTGTTCAAGAGTCCCAACTCTGAGACCTATGTCATATTCGGCGAGGCCAAGATAGATGATATGAGCTCTCAGCTACAAGCTCAAGCTGCTCAGAGGTTTAAGATGCCGGATGTTGCGTCGATGATCCCCCCTAACGCTGAAGCAGCCGCGGTTGCGCAAGAGGAAGACGAAGATGATGATGATGTTGATGAGACCGGTGTTGAAGCCAAGGATGTTGAGCTCGTGATGACTCAGGCTGGTGTTTCCAAGGCCAAAGCCACTAAGGCTCTTAAAGCCAACGATGGAGATATTGTTTCCGCCATCATGGAACTCACTACATAG